The Candidatus Phytoplasma asteris DNA segment TTTCTGCTGAAAAAATTCGCAGCATCCAATATATTGAAAAAAAACCCATCTCTTTGGAAGCTCCCGCAAGAGAAAACGAAGAAGACGAAACTTCTTTGGGGGATTTTATCTCAGATCCCAACATTTTATCCCCCCACGAATACATGATGAAAGAAGTAACTCAAAAGCTTTTAGATGAAGTCCTAGAAAATACCTTAACTGACCGCGAGGAAAAAGTATTAAAAATGCGCTATGGTCTTTTAGATGGCAAAACCCACACTTTAGAAGAAGTAGGCACTTTATTTGGAGTTACTAGAGAAAGAATCCGCCAAATTGAATCCAAAGCTCTAAGACGACTCAGAACTCCAGCTAAACAAAGCAAATTAAAAAGTTTGTACCACAACCACAAATAAAATGAAACGAATCCCTTTTATTGTGTCTCTTACTAAAAATTATGACACCGTTGTAGACATCGGAACAGATCATGGTTTAGTACTCAAAAAGGCTTTTCAACAAGGCTATATCAAACAAGCAATTGCAGCAGATATAAGATTAAAACCTTTATTTCAAGCCCAAAAAAACCTTGCTTGCTATCCAGTTACTTTTTGTTTAAGTGACGGATTCCAAAACATTTGCCAAGATTTTGATCTTGCCCTAATTTGTGGTATGGGAACTTATGCTATTACTAAAATACTTGAAAAAAGTCCTGATAAAAGCAAACATTTTATATTAGGATCACAAAGCAATCAAGATTATCTTCAAGAATGGCTATTAAAAAACGATTTTCAAATTTTAGAAGAATATCATTTATTTGACAAATTTTTTTATCATTTCTTAAAAGTAACTCGCAAAAGATAATTTTTGCTTCCAATTACATATCTATGATTAAACCAAACTATTTTAATAGTTTGGTTTTTTTATTATAAGTTAATAATTGTGCCATTTTATAAACAAAAAAGACCAACGATTAAGCTGGTCTTAAATGTTATATTAAAATATTAAGTTGTCTAAATAAATGAAACAGTTAGAAAAGACCCATAAAAACCCATATAAATATTTTGTAAAGGTTTTATATCAAAAAAAGCAAGACAGCAATATATTTATTTTATGTTTCCTTAACAATATATTTTTTATTTATTCAAATGCGCTAAAATAGCTTTTTGAACTTTTTCATAATCTTGAGGAAACATCAAAGAAGCATTATTTTTAAAAACCAAATTAATTTCTTTTTCATCAAAACGAGGAATCAAATGCACATGATAATGAAAAACAGTCTGCCCTGCTACTTTGCCATTATTATTTAATAAATTGATTCCCTGAGCTTGAAAAACATCCATTAATACTTTGCTTATTTGATGTACCACTTTAAACAAATGGGCAAAAACATCTTCGGGCATCATCAAAATATCACGATATTCTTGTTTAGGCACCACCAAAGTGTGTCCTTTGGTCGCTTGGGTAATATCTAAAAAAGCAACTACTAAATTATCCTCATAAAGTAGATAACCAGGAACTTGTTTTTTGATAATTTTAGTAAAAATAGTTGACATAAAAACTCCTTTAAATGTGTTTTTGGATAAATAAACTTGCAATTAAGCACCAATATTATAAATTTATTCCATTTTGCGCACAATATTTTTAAAATTACACTTAGCAATTTGAGGCAAAATCTCTAATCCGTGTTGTTTTACTATCAAATCAATTTGCAAATCTACCAATTTGCCTGCTCCTAATTGCAATTTGGAATTAATTTGCTTAGAAAGTTTTGCTATTTGTGTTAAAAAAAGATATCTAGCAATAACAGAAGCCACAGCAACACTAAAATAAGAACTATCAGCCTTAGTTTCAAAAATAATCTTTGTATAAAACTCATTTTGGGCTTTTTGGTCTTGCAAATAATTAAAATAATTTTTAGGAAAACAAAACTGATCCAAAATGACAGGAACATTTGGAGAAGCTTTTAAAACGGTTTGCTTAATTGCTTCGTTATGCATTAAAGCCTTAATTTTGTTGAGATTACATTGTTTGATTGTTTGATTGTATTCTAAAGGCATCATTATTTTAACAGAATAAATAACTTCTTTCATAATTAAAGGAGCTAGCTGCATTATTTTTTCATCTGAGATTTTTTTGGATTCGGCAATAGTTCCTAATTTTTGCAAAAAAACAATATTTTTAGCAGTCAAGTAAACACAACAAACAATAACAGGACCAAAAACATCTCCTGTACCTACTTCATCAGAACCA contains these protein-coding regions:
- a CDS encoding class I SAM-dependent methyltransferase; translated protein: MKRIPFIVSLTKNYDTVVDIGTDHGLVLKKAFQQGYIKQAIAADIRLKPLFQAQKNLACYPVTFCLSDGFQNICQDFDLALICGMGTYAITKILEKSPDKSKHFILGSQSNQDYLQEWLLKNDFQILEEYHLFDKFFYHFLKVTRKR
- a CDS encoding HIT family protein, whose amino-acid sequence is MSTIFTKIIKKQVPGYLLYEDNLVVAFLDITQATKGHTLVVPKQEYRDILMMPEDVFAHLFKVVHQISKVLMDVFQAQGINLLNNNGKVAGQTVFHYHVHLIPRFDEKEINLVFKNNASLMFPQDYEKVQKAILAHLNK
- the rnhC gene encoding ribonuclease HIII; translation: MSNYSFKLNNNQVATIKKFYYKQLKLSPNKTVAFVIDDSLAKITVYNNGTLLVQGKNTLSIVAFIKKILQMKTVSDNSEIKEVSHSLVKQVPTLKTKSNAGTNSFLPLYNKKTYYLPSIGSDEVGTGDVFGPVIVCCVYLTAKNIVFLQKLGTIAESKKISDEKIMQLAPLIMKEVIYSVKIMMPLEYNQTIKQCNLNKIKALMHNEAIKQTVLKASPNVPVILDQFCFPKNYFNYLQDQKAQNEFYTKIIFETKADSSYFSVAVASVIARYLFLTQIAKLSKQINSKLQLGAGKLVDLQIDLIVKQHGLEILPQIAKCNFKNIVRKME